In Pristis pectinata isolate sPriPec2 chromosome 23, sPriPec2.1.pri, whole genome shotgun sequence, the genomic stretch atgacaataaacttgaacttgaagactgatgcaaaactTTGATTCAACatatctgccttttctctgttTCCCATTATCAATTCACCACTCATTCTCTGGAGCTCCCAGTCTTACCTTAGCCGCtgccttcctatttatatatACTGTACATAGAAATTCTTACTGTttgcccttgccactttgtatgccctacttttcaatttatcaTTATCCTTGAcatctttgttaaccacagattgtgcctctttctcatgcaattcttctaattgggataaattcctaATGAGTGTTATGGGCCAACCATTTGAATATCTaccactgttcatctactgactgTCCAATCAGTATgtggattaaaatctcccataatAATTgtagttcccttcaaacatgccctagatatttccccatttatgctctgcCTTAttgagaggtcacattttgggaCCCTATTGTCTACACCCAACTGTGTCTTTCCCCTgatattcatgatttcaacccaaaccaatcctacattaatacccATTGCCCCTATATCATGACTCAACACAGCTCTGATACCATGCCTCCTTTCTGTTTTAACCTGTCTGTTTAAAACATTGTATAATCTGAAATACtgagcacccagtcctggtcaGCCTGCAACATGTCTCTGTAACAGCTGTTAGATCATTCTCATGTGTTGCTGTCAGCTCGTCTATCTATTGCAAATGCTATGTGCACTCAAAGACAATTAAGCTTTGATTTTTACAGTTATTACTAAAAATTAAAGACAAATGCTCACCAATTACCTATCTACCGTCTGTGACCTCACACCCCGGCACTCTCAATGAGGAAGAGACTGAGCAGTGTTATGAATATCTTGTATATTCAAACAACTCTTATTTTTGATGTTAGATTTGCGGTTGCACTTGCTACCTTTATGCACTTCACTTTCTGTCACACTCTGCTTATCATTTATCTGTATTAAAAACTGCATTATTACCTTGTCCTTCCTCTTTAATTTGTAACTTTTCCATCAGATGAACCCTGTCTTTGTAATTACAGAAAAGGAATTTTGTTTATTCAAAAGAAAGTCCTGGACTGCAGGTATGTAGACATCGGAAAGATTGTTGTGAGGTATGTTTGTGGTCATTGATAAAATAGCAAAAATTTGGTTCATTGAGAAGGACTACACTCATCTATGCTTGTAAAATTCAAGACGGTCACCAATGCTACTCAGAATGATATCCTGTGAGATCATACAGATAGGCACCAGCTTTAAACTTGGTATACCAGTAATGTTGCAACAGATTTCCAAAGAACAAAATACAGGCTTATTGTTCTATTGCCTAAGAGATGTAAGAATTTAATGTGTTCTAATTTCTTACAGGTCAGAGTGGTGCTGGCAACAACTGGGCCAAAGGTCACTACACTGAAGGAGCTGAATTGGTTGACTCTGTTCTGgatgtggtgaggaaggaggctgagagttGTGATTGTCTCCAAGGCTTTCAGCTCACCCACTCACTGGGTGGTGGTACCGGTGCTGGCATGGGTACACTCCTTATCAGTAAGATCCGTGAAGAATACCCTGACAGAATCATGAACACTTTTAGTATTGTACCCTCACCTAAAGTATCAGACACTGTAGTAGAGCCTTATAATGCAACTCTATCTGTCCATCAGCTTGTGGAGAACACTGATGAAACTTACTGTATTGATAATGAAGCTCTTTATGACATCTGTTTCCGTACCCTTAAACTGACAACTCCTACTTACGGTGATTTGAACCACCTTGTGTCAGCTACCATGAGTGGTGTAACAACCTGTTTGCGATTCCCAGGGCAGCTGAATGCTGACTTGCGAAAACTAGCAGTAAACATGGTTCCCTTCCCCCGTCTGCACTTTTTTGTGCCAGGTTTTACTCCTTTGACCAGCCGTGGTAGCCAGCAGTACCGTGCCCTCACAGTACCTGAGCTCACCCAACAGATGTTCGATGCTAAAAACATGATGGCTGCCTGTGACCCTCGACATGGCCGTTACCTGACAGTTGCTGCTGTTTTCCGTGGCCGTATGTCCATGAAAGAGGTGGATGAACAGATGTTAAATGTACAGAATAAAAACAGTACCTACTTTGTGGAGTGGATCCCCAACAATGTTAAGACTGCTGTTTGTGACATCCCACCTCGAGGGCTCAAGATGTCTGCCACCTTCATTGGCAATACAACAGCCATCCAAGAGCTGTTTAAACGCATCTCTGAGCAGTTTACTGCCATGTTCCGAAGGAAAGCTTTCTTGCATTGGTACACTGGTGAGGGCATGGAAGAGACTGAATTTACTGAAGCTGAAAGTAATATGAACGACCTGGTGTCTGAGTATCAGCAATATCAGGATGCCACATCTGGAGaggaggctgaagaagaagaattaGGTGGAGAAGAAAATTAAGCTATATATTGTGCATTTTGTCTATCGCCATTCTGCACTTTTATGTTTTCATATCAAATGCTACTTTTAAAaggaataaatttaaataattgcaGTACAGTTTTGTTTGAAGTGTTGTTTACAAAGATGGTGCCTGTTTTGTGTTAGAACAAAGAAcaagtacaggacaggaacaggcccttcaacccacaatgttgtgcacaATGTGTTATCTAATGGGAAATCTTCAATCCCCTGATGATGATCAGTGGCCAAATTGGACATTTCAATAAAACGTAAAAAAGCTTTGTGAGGTACTTTAATTATATTTAACATTAGTGCTCACCTAACTTAAGAGAATGGTAGACAAAATTCACCGATGTAACCCCGTCACCTGGCTATTTTATATTTTGGCCACTGAGTGGCTTTCTCACAAACCTTTCAAAACATTTTCTGgatatttgtcctaatatttttaaCCAGATTCATTAAAGTCAAAAGTAAGCTAATAAATGTAGCCCAGATTTTGTTGAATGGGGTCCACC encodes the following:
- the LOC127582195 gene encoding tubulin beta chain-like isoform X4 gives rise to the protein MDLEPGTMDSVRSGPFGQIFRPDNFVFGQSGAGNNWAKGHYTEGAELVDSVLDVVRKEAESCDCLQGFQLTHSLGGGTGAGMGTLLISKIREEYPDRIMNTFSIVPSPKVSDTVVEPYNATLSVHQLVENTDETYCIDNEALYDICFRTLKLTTPTYGDLNHLVSATMSGVTTCLRFPGQLNADLRKLAVNMVPFPRLHFFVPGFTPLTSRGSQQYRALTVPELTQQMFDAKNMMAACDPRHGRYLTVAAVFRGRMSMKEVDEQMLNVQNKNSTYFVEWIPNNVKTAVCDIPPRGLKMSATFIGNTTAIQELFKRISEQFTAMFRRKAFLHWYTGEGMEETEFTEAESNMNDLVSEYQQYQDATSGEEAEEEELGGEEN
- the LOC127582195 gene encoding tubulin beta chain-like isoform X1, which gives rise to MREIVHLQAGQCGNQIGAKFWEVISDEHGIDPTGTYHGDSDLQLERINVYYNEATGGKYVPRAVLMDLEPGTMDSVRSGPFGQIFRPDNFVFEKEFCLFKRKSWTAGQSGAGNNWAKGHYTEGAELVDSVLDVVRKEAESCDCLQGFQLTHSLGGGTGAGMGTLLISKIREEYPDRIMNTFSIVPSPKVSDTVVEPYNATLSVHQLVENTDETYCIDNEALYDICFRTLKLTTPTYGDLNHLVSATMSGVTTCLRFPGQLNADLRKLAVNMVPFPRLHFFVPGFTPLTSRGSQQYRALTVPELTQQMFDAKNMMAACDPRHGRYLTVAAVFRGRMSMKEVDEQMLNVQNKNSTYFVEWIPNNVKTAVCDIPPRGLKMSATFIGNTTAIQELFKRISEQFTAMFRRKAFLHWYTGEGMEETEFTEAESNMNDLVSEYQQYQDATSGEEAEEEELGGEEN
- the LOC127582195 gene encoding tubulin beta chain-like isoform X2; this translates as MREIVHLQAGQCGNQIGAKFWEVISDEHGIDPTGTYHGDSDLQLERINVYYNEATGGKYVPRAVLMDLEPGTMDSVRSGPFGQIFRPDNFVFGQSGAGNNWAKGHYTEGAELVDSVLDVVRKEAESCDCLQGFQLTHSLGGGTGAGMGTLLISKIREEYPDRIMNTFSIVPSPKVSDTVVEPYNATLSVHQLVENTDETYCIDNEALYDICFRTLKLTTPTYGDLNHLVSATMSGVTTCLRFPGQLNADLRKLAVNMVPFPRLHFFVPGFTPLTSRGSQQYRALTVPELTQQMFDAKNMMAACDPRHGRYLTVAAVFRGRMSMKEVDEQMLNVQNKNSTYFVEWIPNNVKTAVCDIPPRGLKMSATFIGNTTAIQELFKRISEQFTAMFRRKAFLHWYTGEGMEETEFTEAESNMNDLVSEYQQYQDATSGEEAEEEELGGEEN
- the LOC127582195 gene encoding tubulin beta chain-like isoform X3, which translates into the protein MDLEPGTMDSVRSGPFGQIFRPDNFVFEKEFCLFKRKSWTAGQSGAGNNWAKGHYTEGAELVDSVLDVVRKEAESCDCLQGFQLTHSLGGGTGAGMGTLLISKIREEYPDRIMNTFSIVPSPKVSDTVVEPYNATLSVHQLVENTDETYCIDNEALYDICFRTLKLTTPTYGDLNHLVSATMSGVTTCLRFPGQLNADLRKLAVNMVPFPRLHFFVPGFTPLTSRGSQQYRALTVPELTQQMFDAKNMMAACDPRHGRYLTVAAVFRGRMSMKEVDEQMLNVQNKNSTYFVEWIPNNVKTAVCDIPPRGLKMSATFIGNTTAIQELFKRISEQFTAMFRRKAFLHWYTGEGMEETEFTEAESNMNDLVSEYQQYQDATSGEEAEEEELGGEEN